In a genomic window of Flavobacterium sp. KACC 22761:
- a CDS encoding VOC family protein translates to MKTKMIWANLVSHDLQKTIQFYSELGFSQNGKETEELVSFTYGDNNFVINFFIPKRFDNAMRGKVADAKNENEIIFSLSAESRENVDKWYEIVKKAGAEIFSEPENFQQGYTFGFTDPDGHKFNFLYWPGM, encoded by the coding sequence ATGAAAACTAAAATGATATGGGCAAACTTGGTTTCACATGATTTGCAAAAAACAATACAATTTTATTCGGAGCTGGGATTCAGCCAAAACGGAAAAGAAACAGAAGAATTGGTAAGTTTTACTTATGGAGATAACAACTTTGTGATCAATTTTTTTATTCCAAAAAGATTTGACAATGCCATGCGAGGAAAAGTGGCCGACGCTAAAAATGAAAATGAAATCATCTTTTCCTTATCTGCAGAAAGCCGAGAAAATGTAGATAAATGGTATGAAATCGTAAAAAAAGCTGGTGCCGAAATATTCTCTGAACCCGAAAATTTTCAACAAGGATATACTTTCGGATTTACAGATCCTGACGGACATAAATTCAATTTTTTATATTGGCCCGGAATGTAA
- a CDS encoding serine hydrolase domain-containing protein, whose amino-acid sequence MKTSVKFLAALLVISNFSFGQDIPKKIDSIIKNNYQKNRNVGISVGFVKDNDEYFTAHGNLNSESQIQINKNSLFEIASITKILTSNLIAQAVMENKIKVDDYIDNYLPKEYVLQKNLQNKIKISDLASHQSGLPDIDFGKLIQLNPQQPVSNVTQETLAEIINNCSELKDYGKYRYSTIGYTLLGQILEKVYNKNYDQIIREKIIVPLKMKNTLTTDFNVKNSTTAHNPEGGIQEFFKWNITAPAGLVKSNAADMVTYLKAVLNNKTLIGKAAIITEEVFYKDEKREMGLGTNIVTDDKNTIYMKSGDSMGQSSIICYNRAKNWGIIILLDQRNSKMRQDLLNTIYDTVLK is encoded by the coding sequence ATGAAAACTTCAGTAAAATTTTTAGCTGCACTATTAGTAATAAGCAACTTCTCTTTTGGACAAGACATTCCTAAAAAGATCGATTCTATAATAAAGAATAATTATCAAAAAAATCGAAACGTTGGCATAAGTGTTGGTTTTGTAAAAGATAATGACGAATATTTTACAGCTCATGGCAATTTGAATTCCGAAAGTCAAATTCAAATCAATAAAAATTCGTTATTCGAAATTGCATCGATTACTAAAATTTTAACTTCAAATTTGATTGCGCAAGCCGTTATGGAGAATAAAATAAAAGTAGATGATTATATAGACAATTATCTTCCGAAGGAATATGTTTTGCAGAAAAATCTTCAAAACAAAATAAAAATTTCAGATTTGGCTTCTCATCAATCTGGTTTGCCTGATATCGATTTTGGAAAATTAATACAATTAAATCCGCAACAACCTGTAAGCAATGTAACTCAAGAAACGTTGGCTGAAATAATCAATAATTGCAGTGAACTAAAGGATTATGGTAAATATCGTTACTCTACAATAGGATATACTTTACTTGGGCAAATATTGGAGAAAGTGTATAACAAGAATTATGATCAAATTATTAGAGAAAAAATAATTGTACCGTTAAAAATGAAAAATACATTAACCACAGATTTTAATGTAAAAAATAGTACAACAGCTCACAATCCTGAAGGAGGTATTCAAGAATTCTTTAAATGGAATATTACTGCGCCAGCCGGATTAGTAAAATCAAACGCGGCTGATATGGTTACCTATTTAAAAGCCGTTTTAAATAATAAAACCTTGATAGGTAAAGCTGCAATTATTACTGAAGAGGTTTTTTATAAAGATGAAAAAAGAGAAATGGGCTTAGGTACAAATATTGTTACCGATGATAAAAACACCATTTATATGAAATCTGGCGATTCAATGGGGCAATCTTCAATTATCTGTTACAACCGAGCTAAAAATTGGGGTATAATTATATTGTTAGACCAAAGAAATTCAAAAATGAGACAAGATTTGTTGAATACAATTTATGATACTGTTTTGAAGTAA
- a CDS encoding NAD(P)/FAD-dependent oxidoreductase, giving the protein MKNQATNWTICKECEGRGKKSQRLSKKVRLQYQFELEQFEKSNGEGKVPIRPKAHKIVCSICNGTGIIPSVFFPVADAEKYPHIAIIGGGIGGVALAVACLHRGIPFTLYERDNNFEARSQGYGLTLQQASKAIAGLGILDLKDGVVSTRHLVHTTDGKVIGEWGVRKWIPAEAKTFKKRSNIHIARQSLRLELLNQLGENENVKWGHQLIDFQQNNDQSFTLNFSVNDEIKSAKADIVVGADGIRSSVRKLWFGEDIAPLRYLDCIVILGICPLSSLEGVESSLLDSATVFQTANGNERIYIMPFKSDSVMWQLSFPISENEAKDLSSKGTKALKEEAIKRTQWHEPIPQILKATQEAQISGYPVYDRELFSAEVLKKGGNVTLIGDAAHPMSPFKGQGANQALLDALSLARAITKGCKSLAHWKKVGLRESVLTEFEAEMLKRSAVKVKDSAAAAQFLHSEIVLREGDEPRGRCLKKK; this is encoded by the coding sequence GTGAAAAACCAAGCAACAAACTGGACAATTTGTAAGGAATGCGAAGGACGAGGCAAAAAAAGCCAGCGGCTTAGCAAAAAAGTACGGCTTCAATACCAATTCGAATTAGAACAATTTGAAAAATCTAATGGAGAAGGCAAAGTTCCTATTCGTCCAAAAGCCCATAAAATTGTATGTTCTATTTGTAACGGAACCGGAATAATTCCGTCTGTTTTTTTTCCTGTGGCTGATGCTGAAAAATATCCTCACATTGCCATTATTGGTGGCGGAATTGGAGGTGTAGCTCTGGCTGTAGCTTGTCTTCATCGTGGTATTCCTTTTACGCTTTACGAACGTGACAACAACTTCGAAGCACGTTCGCAAGGGTACGGACTTACTTTGCAACAAGCCAGCAAAGCGATTGCGGGCTTAGGAATTTTAGATTTAAAAGATGGTGTAGTTTCAACCAGACATTTGGTTCACACGACTGACGGAAAAGTAATTGGCGAATGGGGCGTAAGAAAATGGATTCCAGCCGAAGCTAAAACATTTAAAAAACGTTCCAACATTCATATTGCTAGACAATCCTTGCGTTTGGAACTATTAAACCAACTTGGAGAAAATGAAAATGTAAAATGGGGACATCAATTAATAGATTTTCAACAAAACAACGATCAAAGTTTTACGCTGAATTTTTCGGTAAACGATGAAATAAAAAGCGCAAAAGCTGATATTGTAGTAGGAGCCGATGGCATTCGAAGTTCAGTTCGAAAATTATGGTTTGGCGAAGATATTGCTCCTTTGCGATACTTGGATTGTATTGTGATTTTAGGAATTTGCCCCTTGAGTTCGCTTGAAGGAGTTGAAAGTTCATTATTGGATTCGGCAACAGTATTTCAAACCGCAAATGGAAACGAGCGAATTTACATTATGCCTTTTAAATCAGATTCTGTAATGTGGCAATTAAGTTTCCCGATCTCAGAAAATGAAGCAAAAGATTTAAGTTCAAAAGGAACCAAGGCACTAAAAGAAGAAGCAATTAAGAGAACACAATGGCACGAGCCGATTCCTCAAATTTTAAAGGCAACGCAAGAAGCTCAAATTTCTGGTTATCCTGTTTATGACCGCGAATTGTTCAGTGCCGAAGTATTAAAAAAAGGAGGAAATGTAACGCTAATTGGCGACGCAGCACATCCAATGAGTCCGTTTAAAGGACAAGGCGCCAATCAGGCGTTGTTGGACGCACTTTCATTGGCGCGAGCTATTACAAAAGGTTGCAAATCATTGGCGCATTGGAAAAAAGTAGGATTGCGCGAAAGTGTCTTAACTGAATTTGAAGCCGAAATGCTAAAACGCAGTGCTGTAAAAGTGAAAGATTCTGCTGCTGCAGCACAATTTCTGCATTCTGAAATCGTACTTCGCGAAGGCGATGAACCTAGAGGACGCTGTTTGAAGAAAAAATGA